CCGCAATACGGGCAGTATTTCCAGTCCAGGTTGAGCATTTCCTTGCAGCCCGGACAGGTGATCCTCATCGTGATCTTGTCCTTTTCCTGGTTGAGATGCAGCTTCACCAGGCTCTTGACAGGATCAATGATCAGGGACCGTTTCCACTCCTTGACTGCTTCCATTTCCAGACCAGTTTCAAAGTAATGCAGGCCGCGGTAATAATGGATCAGGGCCAGGTTGCTCTTGGCGGAATCATACTCAGGATTCAGTTCCAGAGCCTTTTTGATCGATTCCAGAGCTTCCTCGAAGCGTTTGAGCTTGATCAGAATCACTCCGCGGATATTATAATAATCCGGGTAATTCGGCTTTTTCCGGCAGGCGATCTCAATCTCCATCAGGGCGTCCTGAAACTGATTCTTGTTCATATACTCCAGCGCCATCCGCTTGTGAGCGGAAGTCGCTTCTTCCCTCTTCGTCACAGTCAGGCCGAAAGTATCCATATAGTTCGGGTCCAGCAGATAAGCGCGTTCAAAAGCTTTCACAGCATCGTCTTTCAGACCGCTGTCTGAATAAGTGACCCCCAGATTCACATATGCTTCCACATAAGTCTGATTCAGGGAGATGGCCTGCTTGAAATACTTGATGGCCTGCATAGTCTTTCCTTCTTCGTACGCCCTGATGCCCTGCATGTTCTGAAAATCGGGGAAAGTTTCCTTGTCTTTCTGCATGTTGTGACCTCGCTAGTTTATTGTTTTTACGAATAGATATCTGTTTACCTGCTCCCAGGAAAGTCTTGAAAACTTTGTATCTGGAAAATTACGGATGATTTTCTTGTATTCATGAAAAGCGCTCTGAAAATCCCCGCTGGATTCATACGCCATGGCCAGCAGGTATCTGTCTTCGGCATTCAGAGGGGTGTCCTGAAGTTCCTTCTGCAGGCAGGCTATCGCCGATTTGATCAGGCCTTTTTCCGACTTGCCCAGTATCTTGTCATCAACTGTTACAGCCTTCAGATAAAGAATGAATGCCTGCTTGACGTTTTCGCTGTCATACATGCTCATAGCCTGGGTAAACAGATTTTCCGAAAGCTGCTGCAGCGGAGTGAGATGGCCTTGTGCAGATGTAACATTGTATGCAAAACACAGGGAAACATTGATCGCCAGGAATATCACCAGTGCAGTTTTCATATACCGATCCTTTGCTTGATCTTACGGCAGAGCCG
This genomic interval from Candidatus Wallbacteria bacterium contains the following:
- a CDS encoding tetratricopeptide repeat protein; this encodes MQKDKETFPDFQNMQGIRAYEEGKTMQAIKYFKQAISLNQTYVEAYVNLGVTYSDSGLKDDAVKAFERAYLLDPNYMDTFGLTVTKREEATSAHKRMALEYMNKNQFQDALMEIEIACRKKPNYPDYYNIRGVILIKLKRFEEALESIKKALELNPEYDSAKSNLALIHYYRGLHYFETGLEMEAVKEWKRSLIIDPVKSLVKLHLNQEKDKITMRITCPGCKEMLNLDWKYCPYCGSKRRQDATLPD